The following proteins come from a genomic window of Mariniflexile sp. TRM1-10:
- a CDS encoding ATP-dependent DNA helicase, whose translation MTSSEFYSLIKQQFPFQPTIKQNIVLQQLSEFIFSKAPNTLYVLKGYAGTGKTTIVGTIVNNLWKAKKSSVLMAPTGRAAKVISNYSGKEAFTIHKKIYFPKKEKGGGVSFVLQPNKHKNTIFIVDEASMIPDSPGDSKLFENGSLLDDLMQYVYSGHECKLLLIGDTAQLPPVKLDLSPALDENTLALNYNKEVTRMELDEVVRQEQDSGILANATVLREALSNGVNDAFKFDLADYKDIIRLIDGHDIMDAINDAYSSLGNEETAIIVRSNKRANLYNQQIRNRILFNESELSSGDYLMVVKNNYFWIKPTTEAGFIANGDIIEVLEIFSITELYGFHFAEVKVRMVDYPKMPPFETVLLLDTIESETPSLSYDDSNRLYQEVMKDFENETSNYRKFLKVKTSKHFNALQVKFSYAITCHKSQGGQWNTVFVEQPYLPNGIDKEYLRWLYTAVTRAKEKLYLIGFKDDFFEEA comes from the coding sequence ATGACTTCATCCGAATTTTATTCCCTTATAAAACAGCAGTTTCCATTTCAACCCACTATAAAGCAAAATATTGTTTTACAGCAATTATCAGAATTTATTTTTAGCAAAGCTCCCAATACACTTTATGTGCTAAAAGGGTATGCCGGTACCGGTAAAACCACTATTGTAGGTACTATAGTTAACAATTTATGGAAAGCAAAAAAATCTTCGGTGTTAATGGCTCCAACGGGTAGAGCTGCTAAAGTAATTTCTAACTATTCTGGAAAGGAAGCATTTACCATTCATAAAAAAATATATTTTCCTAAAAAAGAAAAGGGTGGTGGCGTTTCTTTTGTGTTGCAGCCAAACAAACATAAGAACACCATCTTTATTGTTGATGAAGCATCTATGATACCTGACTCACCTGGAGACTCTAAGTTGTTTGAAAATGGTTCGCTTTTAGACGATTTAATGCAATACGTGTATTCTGGGCATGAATGTAAACTTCTTTTAATAGGCGATACGGCACAATTACCACCAGTAAAGTTGGATTTAAGTCCGGCTTTAGACGAAAATACGTTGGCGTTAAATTACAATAAAGAAGTCACCAGAATGGAGTTGGATGAAGTCGTTAGGCAAGAGCAAGATTCTGGAATTTTAGCAAATGCCACCGTGCTTCGTGAAGCGTTATCAAATGGTGTAAATGACGCATTTAAATTTGATTTGGCAGATTATAAAGACATTATCAGGCTTATTGATGGGCACGACATTATGGATGCCATAAATGATGCATATAGCAGTTTAGGAAACGAAGAAACCGCCATTATTGTCAGAAGTAACAAACGGGCTAATTTGTACAACCAGCAAATAAGGAATCGCATCTTATTTAATGAAAGTGAATTGTCTTCGGGCGATTATTTGATGGTCGTTAAGAATAATTATTTTTGGATTAAACCAACCACCGAAGCAGGATTTATAGCCAATGGCGATATTATTGAAGTTTTAGAAATTTTCAGTATTACAGAACTTTATGGTTTCCATTTTGCGGAAGTTAAAGTTAGAATGGTTGATTATCCCAAAATGCCGCCTTTTGAAACTGTTTTATTATTAGATACCATTGAATCTGAAACACCTTCATTGTCTTATGACGATTCGAATAGGTTATACCAAGAAGTGATGAAAGACTTTGAAAACGAAACGAGCAATTACCGAAAGTTTTTAAAAGTAAAAACAAGCAAACATTTTAATGCATTGCAGGTTAAGTTTTCGTATGCTATAACTTGTCATAAATCGCAAGGTGGACAATGGAATACCGTTTTTGTAGAACAGCCTTATTTACCTAACGGCATCGATAAAGAGTATTTGCGGTGGCTTTACACAGCCGTAACAAGAGCTAAAGAGAAATTGTATCTTATTGGGTTTAAAGATGATTTTTTTGAAGAAGCTTAG
- a CDS encoding nuclear transport factor 2 family protein, translated as MKKLFLLVLALILFIACNNKPQRYFEESAEIETTKLGIKAYEAQDWDTWKANFADTAKIYHNTNKASSPDEIMVGMKQMLSNFSSYSFNDKGAEYEMIIDKDGDTWVNCWNTWKGKAKLTNKELIVPVHITMQFVNGKIAQEYAYYDTSGISATIAEIEAAKMTTETASENE; from the coding sequence ATGAAAAAACTTTTTTTACTTGTGCTAGCTTTAATTCTATTTATAGCCTGCAACAACAAACCACAACGATATTTTGAAGAATCTGCCGAAATTGAAACTACAAAATTAGGCATTAAAGCTTATGAAGCCCAAGATTGGGATACATGGAAAGCCAATTTTGCTGATACAGCAAAAATTTATCACAATACAAATAAAGCATCTTCACCAGACGAAATCATGGTTGGCATGAAACAAATGCTGTCAAATTTTTCGTCATATAGCTTCAATGATAAAGGTGCAGAATATGAAATGATAATTGATAAAGATGGAGATACTTGGGTAAACTGTTGGAATACATGGAAAGGCAAAGCAAAACTAACAAATAAAGAACTAATTGTACCTGTGCACATAACAATGCAATTTGTTAATGGTAAAATCGCCCAAGAATACGCTTATTATGACACATCTGGTATAAGTGCCACTATTGCAGAAATAGAAGCTGCTAAAATGACTACGGAAACGGCTTCGGAAAATGAATAA
- a CDS encoding zinc-dependent metalloprotease: MRHTKLHAVRYAYIAWALFALLSFQNIESQNKKKKNKKGDTTEAPARPTKKEKTIVELVKSSKTIEGLFPIYQDTITGSLQMIISDNQIDKEFICFSQIADGVVDAGRTIRGSYLGSKVVKIEKYFNKIEFVAQNTSFYFDPKNPLSKSKEANITNANLASLQIEAHDKKNGLYLIKADELFLNETFTQVKSPGSPGKSPTAFKLGSLNKSKTKINSIKNYSENTNIEVEYVYSSPAVLNNGSNAIADGRNVSIKVFQSLMAMPENNYEVRYDDPRVGYFITQVDDKTTTKSIAYRDLIHRWHLEKKDPNAAISEPVEPITWWIENSTPLEWRETITNAVLQWNVAFEKAGFKNAIAVKVQPDDATWDAGDIKYNVLRWTSSPKPPFGGYGPSFVNPKTGQILGADIMLEFAHFTNRVFYDKVYSLATLDTPFEAPEHNEPNHMHCTLGHKLQEEVMFASAAAAAYTNSDFEMDRIKKESMTALIMHEIGHTLGLNHNMKASQLFSPEQLNDAEFIEGKCLTASVMDYAALNITKDRSKQGQYDDVTVGPYDIWAIQLGYQPFASEAEHQALLNESTKPEHIFGNDADDMRAPGKAIDPRVNVSDQSNDQITWSIDRIELSNNLMKDVKTKFTKSGESYEELRRVYYLLSSQKATAGNTISRFIGGVYVDRAMAGQEGGTQSYTPVSLKDQKRAMAALSKYVFAPNAFDAPNDLYNYLAIQRRGFNFKTPEDPKIHNQVLTYQKNVLNHLLHYNTLQRISDSELYGNEYQLASFMTDLNNAIFKADIYGNVNSFRQNLQLEYTHMLIGMLTGKQSGSYTSNAKSMALYNLKKIKAMAGISGDVASIAHKQHLRTLIDNALEEVK, from the coding sequence ATGAGACACACCAAATTACACGCAGTCCGTTACGCCTATATCGCATGGGCCCTGTTTGCACTCTTATCTTTTCAAAATATAGAGTCCCAAAACAAAAAAAAGAAAAATAAAAAAGGAGACACTACAGAAGCACCTGCTCGACCTACTAAAAAAGAAAAAACAATTGTAGAACTAGTAAAATCCAGCAAAACAATTGAAGGGTTATTTCCTATCTATCAGGATACCATTACGGGATCATTACAAATGATTATATCAGACAACCAAATAGATAAGGAATTTATCTGTTTCAGTCAAATAGCCGATGGTGTTGTAGATGCTGGCAGAACAATCAGAGGTTCATACCTAGGTTCTAAAGTTGTTAAAATTGAAAAATATTTTAATAAAATAGAGTTTGTAGCTCAAAATACATCGTTTTATTTTGATCCGAAAAATCCACTTTCTAAATCTAAAGAAGCCAATATAACCAATGCTAATTTGGCTAGTTTACAAATTGAAGCACATGATAAAAAGAATGGACTCTATTTAATTAAAGCCGATGAACTTTTTTTAAATGAAACTTTTACTCAAGTTAAAAGCCCTGGTTCTCCTGGAAAATCGCCAACAGCTTTTAAACTCGGTAGTTTAAACAAATCGAAAACTAAAATTAATTCTATAAAAAACTATTCAGAAAACACAAATATAGAAGTAGAATATGTGTATTCCTCCCCTGCTGTATTAAATAATGGTTCTAATGCTATTGCTGATGGCAGAAACGTGAGTATAAAAGTGTTTCAAAGTTTAATGGCCATGCCAGAAAATAATTATGAAGTTAGATACGACGATCCAAGAGTGGGCTATTTCATTACTCAAGTTGATGATAAAACGACTACCAAGAGCATAGCGTATAGAGATTTGATTCATAGATGGCATTTAGAAAAGAAAGACCCCAATGCCGCTATTTCTGAACCTGTTGAGCCTATTACTTGGTGGATAGAAAACTCTACACCTCTAGAATGGCGAGAAACCATTACCAATGCTGTTTTACAATGGAATGTTGCTTTTGAAAAAGCAGGATTTAAAAATGCCATCGCTGTAAAAGTACAACCTGACGATGCCACTTGGGATGCTGGAGACATTAAATACAATGTCTTGCGTTGGACATCATCACCCAAACCTCCGTTTGGTGGATATGGTCCAAGTTTTGTAAACCCAAAAACAGGACAAATATTAGGTGCCGATATTATGCTGGAATTTGCACATTTTACCAACCGGGTTTTTTATGATAAAGTGTATAGTTTAGCAACTTTAGACACGCCTTTTGAAGCACCTGAACATAACGAACCAAACCATATGCATTGCACATTAGGACATAAACTACAAGAAGAAGTTATGTTTGCAAGTGCCGCCGCAGCGGCTTATACAAATTCTGATTTTGAAATGGATCGTATTAAAAAGGAATCTATGACGGCTTTAATTATGCATGAAATTGGGCATACTTTAGGTTTAAATCATAATATGAAAGCGAGTCAGTTATTTTCTCCAGAACAGTTAAATGATGCCGAATTTATTGAAGGGAAATGTTTAACGGCTTCAGTTATGGACTATGCTGCCTTAAACATTACCAAAGACCGAAGCAAACAAGGACAATATGATGACGTTACTGTTGGTCCTTACGATATTTGGGCCATACAGCTAGGTTATCAACCATTTGCATCTGAAGCTGAGCACCAAGCATTATTAAATGAATCTACAAAACCAGAACATATTTTTGGAAATGATGCTGATGACATGCGTGCACCAGGAAAAGCAATTGACCCACGAGTGAATGTGTCCGATCAATCAAATGATCAAATTACATGGTCTATAGACAGAATAGAATTGTCTAACAACTTAATGAAAGATGTAAAAACAAAGTTTACAAAATCAGGTGAATCGTATGAGGAATTAAGACGCGTATATTATTTATTAAGTTCACAGAAAGCAACCGCTGGAAACACCATATCAAGATTTATTGGTGGTGTGTATGTTGACAGAGCTATGGCAGGACAAGAAGGTGGCACACAGTCTTACACACCAGTAAGTCTAAAAGATCAAAAACGTGCTATGGCTGCTTTAAGCAAGTATGTTTTTGCACCAAATGCTTTTGATGCACCAAATGATTTGTACAATTATTTAGCAATACAACGTCGTGGTTTTAATTTTAAAACTCCTGAAGATCCAAAAATTCACAATCAAGTTTTAACCTATCAAAAAAATGTATTGAATCATCTTTTGCATTATAATACACTACAACGTATTTCTGATTCTGAATTATACGGAAATGAATATCAATTAGCTTCTTTTATGACCGATTTAAATAATGCTATTTTTAAAGCGGATATTTATGGTAATGTGAACTCGTTTAGACAAAACTTGCAGTTAGAATATACTCATATGCTTATAGGTATGCTAACAGGAAAACAAAGTGGTAGTTATACTAGCAATGCTAAGTCTATGGCTCTATATAATTTAAAGAAAATAAAAGCAATGGCTGGTATATCTGGCGATGTGGCTTCAATAGCACATAAACAGCATTTAAGAACACTTATAGACAATGCTTTAGAAGAAGTTAAATAA
- the kdsB gene encoding 3-deoxy-manno-octulosonate cytidylyltransferase has product MKIISMIPARYSASRFPGKLMQDLGGKTVILRTYEATVNTNLFDDVLVVTDSDIIYNEIVNNGGKAMMSKKEHECGSDRIAEAVEFLDIDIVINVQGDEPFTDRESLEKLIAVFKDDHNKSIDLASLMVHISNEDEINNPNTVKVIVDQSNFALYFSRSPIPYPRDKNVGVRYFKHKGVYAFRKEAILDFYRLPMLPLEASEKIECIRYLEYGKRIKMVETSTEGVEIDTPEDLERAKKAWK; this is encoded by the coding sequence ATGAAAATAATTTCAATGATTCCGGCACGTTATAGTGCCTCGCGCTTTCCTGGAAAACTCATGCAAGATTTGGGTGGTAAAACGGTTATTTTGCGTACCTACGAAGCTACTGTTAATACCAATTTGTTTGATGATGTTTTAGTAGTTACCGATAGCGATATTATTTATAATGAAATTGTAAATAATGGTGGTAAAGCCATGATGAGCAAAAAAGAACACGAATGTGGTAGCGATAGAATAGCCGAAGCCGTTGAGTTTTTAGATATTGATATTGTTATAAATGTGCAAGGTGATGAGCCTTTTACGGATAGGGAATCTTTAGAAAAGCTCATAGCAGTATTTAAAGACGACCACAATAAAAGCATCGATTTAGCCTCATTAATGGTGCATATTAGCAACGAGGATGAGATAAATAATCCCAACACGGTAAAAGTAATTGTAGATCAATCAAACTTTGCGTTGTATTTCTCCAGAAGCCCAATTCCATATCCAAGAGATAAAAACGTAGGTGTAAGGTATTTTAAACACAAAGGCGTTTATGCTTTTAGAAAAGAAGCTATTTTAGATTTTTACAGATTACCGATGTTGCCTTTAGAGGCTTCAGAAAAAATTGAATGCATCCGTTATTTAGAATATGGTAAACGTATTAAAATGGTAGAAACTTCCACCGAAGGTGTGGAAATTGATACGCCAGAAGATTTAGAACGCGCCAAAAAAGCATGGAAATAG
- a CDS encoding HAD family hydrolase — translation MEIDYKNIKVIGFDADDTLWVNETYFRDAEIEFGKLLSEYETLNKIDQELFKKEIDNLPLYGYGIKAFVLSMVESALIQSNYNISTKSIEAILNIGKDMLNKPVELLDGVEDVLKHLSKKYRIILATKGDLLDQERKLEKSGLTKYFHHIEVLSDKQEANYSKLLNHLDIKPSEFLMIGNSLKSDVLPLVNIKAHAIHVPFHTTWAHEQVTELETNGKAYKTINSLRDLLKLLN, via the coding sequence ATGGAAATAGATTATAAAAACATAAAAGTTATTGGTTTTGATGCCGATGATACACTTTGGGTCAACGAAACCTATTTTCGTGATGCCGAAATTGAGTTTGGTAAATTATTGTCGGAATACGAAACTTTAAACAAGATAGACCAAGAGCTATTTAAAAAAGAAATTGATAATTTGCCACTATATGGTTATGGTATTAAGGCGTTTGTATTATCGATGGTTGAAAGTGCCTTAATACAATCTAATTATAATATTTCAACAAAAAGTATTGAAGCTATTTTAAATATTGGAAAAGATATGCTTAATAAACCTGTTGAATTACTTGATGGGGTTGAAGATGTTTTAAAACATTTATCAAAAAAATACCGAATCATATTAGCGACTAAAGGCGATTTGTTAGACCAAGAGCGTAAACTTGAAAAATCGGGGTTAACAAAATATTTTCATCACATAGAAGTTTTAAGCGATAAGCAAGAAGCTAATTACTCAAAATTATTAAACCATCTTGATATAAAACCGTCCGAGTTTTTAATGATTGGCAATTCGCTAAAATCGGATGTGTTACCTTTGGTAAACATAAAAGCACATGCCATTCATGTTCCGTTTCATACTACTTGGGCACATGAACAAGTTACAGAGCTAGAAACCAATGGCAAAGCCTATAAAACCATCAATAGTTTAAGAGATTTACTGAAATTATTAAATTAA
- a CDS encoding iron-containing alcohol dehydrogenase family protein produces the protein MSYKNFPMVSKVIFGRGSFNQLSEILAPKRLNMNAPFIYLIDDVFKNDPWLTSRIPLAYDDKILFISTEEEPKTSQVDDLVDDIILTTKELPSGIIGIGGGSVLDLAKAVSIMLTNEGEAKDYQGWDLVKHAALYHVGIPTISGTGAEVSRTTVLIGPEKKLGINSDFTPFDQVILDSELTKDVPIDQWFYTGMDCYIHCIESLKGTYLNTFSETYGTMALELCKEVFLDNNLTAIESQEKLMMASWHGGMSIAYSQVGVAHAMSYPLAYLLGIKHGVGNCIVFDHLEEFYPEGVELFKAMKKKHNIALPQNICADLSDEDFDKMISIALNLVPLWENALGKNWKQIVTPKKLKELYKKM, from the coding sequence ATGAGTTACAAAAACTTTCCAATGGTGTCAAAAGTTATTTTTGGCAGAGGTAGTTTCAATCAGTTAAGTGAAATTTTAGCCCCAAAACGCTTAAACATGAACGCCCCATTTATTTATTTAATAGATGATGTGTTTAAAAACGATCCTTGGCTAACATCGCGAATTCCGTTAGCCTACGATGATAAAATACTATTCATTTCAACTGAAGAAGAACCAAAAACATCCCAAGTAGATGATTTGGTAGATGATATAATTTTGACCACAAAAGAATTACCATCAGGTATTATAGGCATTGGTGGTGGCTCAGTTTTAGACTTAGCAAAAGCCGTATCTATTATGCTTACCAACGAAGGAGAGGCTAAAGATTATCAGGGCTGGGATTTAGTAAAGCATGCCGCTTTATATCATGTTGGTATTCCAACTATATCAGGTACTGGTGCCGAGGTTTCTAGAACAACTGTTCTTATTGGTCCCGAAAAAAAATTAGGCATCAATTCAGATTTCACCCCTTTTGATCAAGTTATTTTAGACTCAGAACTTACTAAAGATGTGCCAATAGACCAATGGTTTTACACAGGTATGGATTGTTATATTCATTGCATAGAATCTTTAAAAGGTACATACTTAAATACTTTTAGTGAAACGTATGGCACAATGGCTTTGGAGTTGTGTAAAGAAGTATTTTTAGATAATAATTTAACAGCTATTGAATCCCAAGAAAAACTCATGATGGCTTCATGGCATGGTGGTATGAGTATTGCCTATTCCCAAGTGGGTGTAGCGCATGCCATGAGTTATCCATTGGCCTATTTACTAGGCATAAAGCATGGTGTTGGAAATTGTATTGTTTTTGATCACTTAGAAGAGTTTTATCCAGAAGGAGTTGAACTTTTTAAAGCTATGAAGAAAAAACATAATATTGCCTTACCTCAAAACATTTGTGCCGATTTAAGTGATGAAGATTTTGATAAAATGATCAGCATTGCTTTAAATTTGGTACCCCTTTGGGAAAACGCTTTAGGTAAAAATTGGAAACAAATTGTAACCCCTAAAAAGTTAAAAGAACTTTATAAAAAAATGTAA
- the rsmD gene encoding 16S rRNA (guanine(966)-N(2))-methyltransferase RsmD, whose product MRIISGIYKSRKIVAPKNLPVRPTTDMAKESLFNIINNTFYFDELIVLDLFAGTGNISYEFASRGTEQITCVDQDFGCIKFINETAATFKMPIQTIKSDVFTFLEKTTIQANIIFADPPYNFTDDVFAKIPELVFKNNLLLEDGLLIIEHSKHTDLSNLMNYSYSKSYGGNMFSFFEIELI is encoded by the coding sequence ATGCGCATTATTTCAGGAATTTACAAAAGCAGAAAAATTGTAGCACCCAAAAACTTACCGGTGAGACCAACTACCGATATGGCAAAGGAATCGCTATTTAATATTATAAATAACACGTTTTATTTTGACGAACTGATTGTGCTGGATCTTTTTGCCGGAACTGGTAACATAAGCTACGAATTTGCCTCAAGAGGCACCGAACAAATTACTTGTGTCGATCAAGATTTTGGATGTATAAAATTTATTAATGAAACCGCTGCAACTTTTAAAATGCCAATACAGACCATTAAAAGTGATGTGTTTACATTTTTAGAGAAAACAACAATACAGGCAAATATTATTTTTGCAGACCCACCCTACAACTTCACAGACGACGTATTTGCTAAAATTCCAGAATTAGTATTTAAAAACAATTTGTTACTTGAAGATGGTTTACTTATTATAGAACATTCAAAACACACCGATTTATCAAACTTAATGAATTATAGCTATTCTAAAAGCTATGGAGGCAATATGTTTAGTTTTTTTGAAATTGAGCTAATTTAA
- a CDS encoding YebC/PmpR family DNA-binding transcriptional regulator, with protein MGRAFEFRKARKMKRWSAMSKAFTRIGKDIVMAVKEGGPDPASNARLRAVMQNAKAVNMPKDNVERAIKKASEKGQGDYKEVIFEGYAPHGIAVLVETATDNNTRTVANVRSYFNKCDGSLGTSGSVVFMFDHTCNFRINAEGLDAEEIELEFIDYGAEEVFADEDGILIYAPFESFGAIQAALEEKGIEILSSGFERIPQVTKKLTPEQAADVEKLLEKLDDDDDVQNVYHTMEESED; from the coding sequence ATGGGAAGAGCTTTTGAATTTAGAAAAGCACGTAAAATGAAGCGTTGGTCTGCTATGAGTAAGGCATTTACACGCATTGGAAAAGACATTGTAATGGCCGTAAAAGAAGGCGGTCCAGATCCGGCAAGTAACGCTAGGTTAAGAGCTGTGATGCAAAATGCCAAGGCGGTAAATATGCCTAAAGACAACGTAGAACGGGCTATAAAAAAAGCAAGCGAAAAAGGTCAAGGAGATTATAAAGAAGTTATTTTTGAAGGCTACGCACCCCATGGAATTGCTGTTTTAGTTGAAACCGCAACCGATAACAATACCAGAACCGTAGCGAATGTGCGTAGTTATTTTAATAAATGTGATGGTAGTTTAGGTACTTCGGGTTCGGTAGTATTTATGTTCGACCACACCTGTAATTTTAGAATCAATGCCGAAGGTTTAGACGCCGAAGAAATTGAGTTGGAATTTATAGACTACGGTGCCGAAGAAGTTTTTGCCGATGAAGATGGCATTTTAATTTACGCGCCTTTTGAAAGTTTTGGTGCTATTCAAGCAGCTTTAGAAGAAAAAGGTATTGAAATATTATCGTCTGGTTTTGAACGTATTCCACAGGTAACAAAAAAATTGACTCCAGAGCAAGCTGCCGATGTTGAAAAGCTTTTAGAAAAATTAGACGACGACGACGACGTGCAAAATGTATATCACACGATGGAAGAAAGTGAGGATTAA
- a CDS encoding Gfo/Idh/MocA family protein: MEDKKTIKWGIIGCGNVTEVKSGPAYKNTEGFELVAVMRRDTEKAQDYANRHGIKKYYTNADDLINDDEVDAIYIATPPDTHKLYALKVAEAGKMCCIEKPMTPSYAESLEVYNLFKEKQLPLFVAYYRRSLPRFTKINEWLKHQYIGEVRHINWHFSKPASDLDKSGTYNWRTDAKIAPAGYFDDLASHGLDLFNFLLGDIKEAHGISLNQQKNYTAKDAITACWLHQNNVTGSGTWNFDCHDSLDKVTIYGSDGKIEFSIFHENAIVLESKTKKESLFIDNPKHIQIYHVEGMRDMLIHKNFTHPSTGLSALHANWVMDKILGAL; the protein is encoded by the coding sequence ATGGAAGATAAAAAAACAATCAAATGGGGTATTATTGGCTGTGGCAACGTTACCGAAGTTAAAAGTGGTCCTGCATATAAAAACACCGAAGGTTTTGAGCTTGTAGCAGTCATGAGGCGAGATACTGAAAAAGCTCAAGATTATGCCAACCGACATGGTATTAAAAAATACTACACCAATGCTGATGACTTAATTAATGATGATGAAGTAGACGCAATTTATATTGCAACCCCTCCAGACACACATAAACTTTATGCTTTAAAGGTTGCCGAAGCAGGTAAAATGTGCTGCATTGAAAAACCAATGACACCCAGTTATGCTGAAAGTTTAGAAGTTTATAATCTATTTAAAGAAAAACAACTGCCGTTATTTGTTGCCTATTACAGACGTTCTTTGCCCCGATTTACTAAAATTAATGAATGGCTAAAGCACCAATATATTGGCGAGGTGAGGCACATTAACTGGCATTTTAGTAAACCAGCAAGCGATTTAGATAAATCTGGTACTTACAACTGGCGTACCGATGCAAAAATAGCTCCTGCTGGTTATTTTGATGATTTAGCAAGTCATGGGCTAGATTTGTTTAATTTTCTTTTGGGCGATATTAAAGAAGCTCATGGTATTAGTTTAAATCAGCAAAAAAACTATACCGCAAAAGATGCTATTACAGCATGTTGGTTACATCAAAACAATGTGACAGGTTCTGGCACTTGGAATTTTGATTGCCATGATTCTTTAGATAAAGTAACTATTTACGGAAGTGACGGAAAGATTGAGTTTTCCATATTTCATGAAAACGCCATAGTATTAGAAAGCAAAACAAAAAAAGAGTCACTTTTTATTGATAATCCAAAACATATTCAAATATATCATGTGGAAGGTATGCGCGATATGTTAATTCATAAAAATTTCACCCATCCTTCTACGGGGCTGTCTGCACTTCATGCCAATTGGGTTATGGATAAAATTCTTGGTGCACTTTAA
- a CDS encoding DUF3822 family protein: MAQTNKTSNKLTNLELSIQISLSGLSFCILQRDTNTISSLKEINFQKKLNPLEVLDHLKHLFNTESVTQNTYSAITIIHDNELSTLVPKPLFNEDCMADYLKFNSKILVSDFIAYDEVVVNDSINVYVPYININNFIYDQFGAFTFKHVSTVLIEEILHIEKNTSKPKVYANISENHFETVIVDNAKLILYNTFEYNTPEDFIYYILFATEQLNLNPETFNLIFIGDVSKEDALYTIAYKYIRNVSFGNRNDAYKYMEAPKYNHSNFTLIKSF; encoded by the coding sequence ATGGCGCAAACGAATAAAACTTCAAACAAACTAACTAATCTAGAACTGTCCATTCAAATAAGTTTGAGTGGACTTTCTTTTTGTATCCTGCAAAGAGATACGAATACTATTAGTAGCTTAAAAGAAATTAATTTTCAAAAAAAATTAAATCCATTAGAAGTTCTAGATCATTTAAAGCATCTTTTTAATACTGAAAGCGTTACCCAAAATACATATAGTGCCATAACCATTATACATGATAACGAACTTTCTACATTAGTGCCAAAACCGCTATTTAATGAAGATTGTATGGCCGATTACTTAAAATTCAATTCTAAGATTCTGGTATCCGATTTTATTGCTTACGACGAAGTCGTTGTAAATGATAGTATTAACGTGTATGTGCCCTATATAAACATTAACAACTTTATTTATGATCAGTTTGGTGCATTTACATTTAAGCACGTATCTACCGTTTTAATTGAAGAAATTTTACATATTGAAAAAAATACCAGCAAACCAAAAGTATATGCAAATATTAGTGAAAACCATTTTGAAACGGTTATAGTTGACAATGCTAAACTTATATTATATAATACATTCGAGTATAATACCCCTGAAGATTTTATCTATTACATTTTATTTGCAACCGAGCAACTAAATCTTAACCCTGAAACATTTAATTTAATTTTTATAGGTGATGTTTCTAAAGAAGATGCTCTATATACAATAGCATATAAATACATTAGAAACGTAAGTTTTGGCAATAGAAATGACGCTTATAAATATATGGAAGCACCAAAGTATAACCATTCCAATTTCACTTTAATAAAAAGTTTTTAA